The genomic stretch AGTATTAACCGTAAATACTTTAGATTATGAAAAGATATATATTGAACTTGTTTTTGTTGGTTATGCTCTTTTCCGTGTCGGCCTGTTCTGACGATGATTTGGGACCGTCTATTTTTGATCCTTCAACGGAGGAGTTAACTGAGTTAGACTTGTGGATGCAGGCTAATTTCACAAAACCTTATAACATTGAGGTCCTGTATAAATGGTTGGATATCGAGTCGGATATGGCGGCGACACTCGTGCCCCCGACCGAGGATAATGCGGCGGGGTTGGCCGATGTACTGAAAAAAATCTGGTGCCTCCCTTACGTGAATATTGCCGGCAGTGATTTTTTCTGCAAATTGGCTCCCAAACAGTTGATGTTCATCGGTTCTTCCCGTTATAATTCGGATGGAACCGTCACGAAAGGGTCGGCTGAAGGAGGACGGAAGATCATTATTTATGAAGTGAATCAGTTTGACCGTACTAATGCAACCCGATTGAAACGTTACATGAAGACGATTCATCACGAGTTCACGCATATTGCTAATCAGACGATCGAA from Butyricimonas virosa encodes the following:
- a CDS encoding putative zinc-binding metallopeptidase, with the translated sequence MKRYILNLFLLVMLFSVSACSDDDLGPSIFDPSTEELTELDLWMQANFTKPYNIEVLYKWLDIESDMAATLVPPTEDNAAGLADVLKKIWCLPYVNIAGSDFFCKLAPKQLMFIGSSRYNSDGTVTKGSAEGGRKIIIYEVNQFDRTNATRLKRYMKTIHHEFTHIANQTIEFPKEYELISPGYVEQWKNMKDQEAYDAGFISPYAMSEPSEDFAEMVGIMLSNSRAEWEVLLDKPATQDGKDKLQQKLEMVLNYYRDVWNVDLYALQEECEKAIYEVVNNVNP